Below is a window of Leptospiraceae bacterium DNA.
CTGATAAGATTCCTCAACTCTCCGACGCAACCGAGCTTTCTAAACAAATTAATTTTCAAAATGCAGAAATCGCATACTCAGCATTAACTCCTAATCTAAAAGGATACGAGGTAGCTATACAATCCGGTTTCAAAGAAGTCGCAATCTTTGGAGCAGCCTCTGAAAGCTTTACAAAAAAAAATATCAATCGAACGATTGAAGAGTCCTTGAGCGGTTTCAAAGAATTAACCGATAGGGCGCAAAAAGATGGAATCAAAGTCAGAGGATATATATCTACAGTAGTTGCCTGTCCCTATGAAGGTAAAATTTCACCCGACGTTGTAAATTCAGTTGTGTTAAGAATGCAAGACTTAGGAGTCTATGAAATTTCTCTTGGTGAAACAATTGGAGTTGCCGTTCCATCGGAAGTAGAATTACTTCTAAATGCTTTATTAAAAAAGAATAATGCGTCTTTTTTTGCAGGGCATTTTCATGATACTTATGTAATGGCAATTGCAAATGTATCTAAAAGTCTAGAGATGGGATTACGCTCATTTGACTCTAGTGCGGGTGGACTCGGCGGATGTCCCTATGCAAAAGGAGCAAGTGGAAATTTGGCTACCGAAGATTTAGTTTATTTTCTAGAATGTTCTAATTTTGAATCAGGGGCTAATCTTGATATACTCGTAAAGGCTTCGCAGTTTATGGAATTAAAATTAAATAAACCTTTACTCTCAAAAACCTATTTAGCTAGAAAGAAAATTCTAGAATTATGAAATCGGAAAGAGATTTTCTACAAAATCTGGCAAATAAATATTCTGATGCATCTTACCTAGCAAGTGATCCAATCGAATTTTGTTATCGTTATAAAACAAAGAAAGACATTGAGATTGTCGGTTTTATAGCGGCATTGTTTTCTTATGGAAATGTGCTTTCTATCAAACAACATCTAGAAAAGCTCTTTACCTTATTAGGCAAATCGCCATTTGCTTTTATAAAAGAAGGAGACTTTTCAAAAATCGAAAAAGAAATTCCTAAGTATAGATTTCAAACACATAAGGATAATCTAATATTCCTACAAACACTTTCTTCTATCTTAAAAGATAGGAACAGTTTGGAATCTTTGTTTCATTTAGAGAATAAAGAAGCTGTTTTAAATGAAAGAATTGTGAATTTCCAAAATCATTTTATCACAACAGTAAAAGAGATTACCAGCAAATTCAAATTAAGCTACGGACTTCAATTCTTGATTGGTTCTGGTATATTAGGATCTTCTAATAAACGGTATTGCATGTTTTTAAGGTGGATGGTAAGAGATTCATTTCCTGATTTTGGAATTTATAAATCAATTCCAAAATCGTCCCTACTCTATCCAACAGATGTTCATATCGTTCGACTTTCTAGAATATTAGGATTTTCGCATAGACGAACCGTTGACTTTCAATTGGCAAAGAGTATTTCCGATCATTTTAAAATTATAAATCCGAAAGACCCACTTGCCTATGATTTTGCTTTAAGTAGACTTGGAATTCTAAAGATTTGTAAGAGTAAATATGTTCCAGAAATTTGTGAATCCTGTGAATTAAAAAAGATTTGTAATATTTACAATTCCAAATAAAAAGCCTACATGGAAATACTTTTTTCGAAGTCTGAAATTCTCTGGCAAGAAACCCTATTCCCTCTATCTACCATTTTTTTATCTGTTGGATTATTG
It encodes the following:
- a CDS encoding hydroxymethylglutaryl-CoA lyase: MKEKIKITEVGPRDGLQNETKVISTEDKSHFINLLIDAGLKNIEVTSFVKADKIPQLSDATELSKQINFQNAEIAYSALTPNLKGYEVAIQSGFKEVAIFGAASESFTKKNINRTIEESLSGFKELTDRAQKDGIKVRGYISTVVACPYEGKISPDVVNSVVLRMQDLGVYEISLGETIGVAVPSEVELLLNALLKKNNASFFAGHFHDTYVMAIANVSKSLEMGLRSFDSSAGGLGGCPYAKGASGNLATEDLVYFLECSNFESGANLDILVKASQFMELKLNKPLLSKTYLARKKILEL
- a CDS encoding TIGR02757 family protein, whose amino-acid sequence is MKSERDFLQNLANKYSDASYLASDPIEFCYRYKTKKDIEIVGFIAALFSYGNVLSIKQHLEKLFTLLGKSPFAFIKEGDFSKIEKEIPKYRFQTHKDNLIFLQTLSSILKDRNSLESLFHLENKEAVLNERIVNFQNHFITTVKEITSKFKLSYGLQFLIGSGILGSSNKRYCMFLRWMVRDSFPDFGIYKSIPKSSLLYPTDVHIVRLSRILGFSHRRTVDFQLAKSISDHFKIINPKDPLAYDFALSRLGILKICKSKYVPEICESCELKKICNIYNSK